Part of the Ictalurus furcatus strain D&B chromosome 28, Billie_1.0, whole genome shotgun sequence genome is shown below.
cttagtaactgcctggtcagggttgtgatgGTTGAAATTTgtctactagtttgtttatattttgggaaatataaCTAACTTTAAATTTGGTAGAAAATGTTGCAGGTAGGTACAAATAGGAATAATAACTCTGAGAGCAggattgaagaaaaaaacattcctgtgcacactataattaaaaataataataataatacaattttccAGTTTAGCCCACGCCCACTTTGCATCTAAATCCAAATATGAATGTTTGaagcactaaacaaatacagcTACGAGTTGCATTACATCCCTAAcacattcaaataaacacacataataTAGACAAAGTACACCTTATTAACAAGTACACACACAGCTTGTGTGTATAGTCTTGTCTTTGTGTATGCCGCTCTTAGTATAAACCCACACATTAATCTTTCTTTGCTCACTGCTGTTCTAGGCACTCAGGCCTTCCCTCCTCTTTCCACTCTTGGATACCATCAGTGTCGCTGGAACTACAATGATCAGGAAGATGTCAAAGCTGTCGATCAGGGTTTCGACGAGCATGACATCCCCTATGACTTCATCTGGTTGGACATTGAGCACACTGATGGCAAACGTTACTTCACCTGGGACCCTGAAAAATTCCCACAGCCCAAAGAAATGCTTCAGGGGCTCATGGAAAAGAGACGTAAGGTGTGTGGgcatgtgtttgtatttatgtGCGTTTCTGAAGTACAGGTGGAATGCAGCTGgactgaaaatgaatcactgCCTGGTAATGTATAATAATGTTTTCTCAGATGGTCACCATTGTAGACCCTCACATCAAAGTGGACAGTGGCTACAAGATTCACAATGAAATTCGCTCCAAGGATTTTTATGTCAAGAACAAAGACGGAGCAGATTATGAAGGCTGGTGCTGGCCAGGTCGGTTAGATCACTTTCATGGCTACAGTACTGTTAGCATAAAATCAGTAATGGCTCTTTCATTAAATACAGCACCAAATCAGTTTCTGCTCTTCTCTTGAAGGAAGTGCTGGATATCCCGACTTCACCAACCATGAGATGAGAGCCTGGTGGGCTAACCAGTTTGGCCACAACCAGTATGAGGTAAGAAGCTCTTATTCAATCTCTACTACTGAGGGTAAACATTGCTCTTTTTATTCTGAGCTTGGACCTGCTCATcgtttctaaatatatataatatatatattataaagcaTATTAAAGGAATATAATTAGATGCAATTGAAATTTGAATATCAGATTCGAAAGAGAGAATGAGctttttgtttgtactttttcttcTGGCCAGGGTTCCATGGAGAACCTGTATACGTGGAACGATATGAACGAACCATCTGTGTTTAACGGGCCGGAGGTGACCATGCACAAAGACGCGCTGTTAGGCGGCTGGGAGAACAGAGACGTGCACAACCTCTACGGGCTATATGTGGTGAGAGAGTAATCAGTTTAACCCATACGTTCATAATCAGTAATCAAATAGAGTTTAGGCTGAGTGATAGCAGAagagcagatttaaaaaaaaaaaaatagaagaggAGCATTCTGGGAGCTCTTTAAGCTAGGAGAAGTAAAAAAATCCAAGACGTTAGAAGTTTACAGCATCTATTGCTTACAACCAGGTAATtacctgtgtttaaaatgtttcgTATAGTACTCCTATTCAATCTCACCCAAAAGTGTGTAGTAAACAACAGAAATATGTCAATGCGGTACAAAGAAACAACAGTTACCGAAAATACACATAAGCACCATGCTTATTCACTGAAATATTGCAgatagctgaaaaaaaaatcatctcagcTAATATACTGGCTAGTTAATGCTAACTGATAAATATTAGCAACAGCTGAGTAGTTTGTTAgcgtgctgtttttttttttttttagccattgtTGTGACCAGGTTAATTACTAAGAAAGTGAcattgaatattttttatttttttcctcagaagCTCTTTAGTTCTTAGTTAACTGTGCTAGTTAGCTTGATTGTGAAACCGAAAATTAGCCATTTATGCTAGCTGCACTGGTACTGTATTTACACCAACTCCTTTTCCTAAATGAAGACTAAAGCTGGTTTTAACTGCTTTAAAACCTCTCTCATCCACCTCATAGCAatatacctttttatttttttcacttaaacTGTTAAACGTGAACACTCTTTGGTCACAGTAGCTGTGAAAATTTGCTGCACAAAAGTGAAGCAGTCTGAGGTAATTCTGAGGTAAATTTAACCAACAGCTAGTCTGTACATGGCTGTTTAGTCGACTAGATAATAATTCTCGCATATTGAATACAACTATGAGgaatattatgtaatatacagtatgtactggtGCAGTATCGACTATACTATATAAAATATGccatttggaacacagccacTACCATTTTCCAGCTCTTCACTAATTGTGATGATAAATTGTGATGAAGCAGAAAAAGTAGTAAACTATGTTAGCTAGGATGAGGTTAGAGTTTCAGGACTCGTTAGTTTTCTGTTTACGATGTTATTCTTTAACCTTTAGCACATGGCGACTGCTGAAGGCTTGACCCAGCGCTCTGGTGGCACAGAGAGACCGTTTGTTCTCTCCAGAGCCTTTTTCGCAGGATCCCAGCGCTATGGTGAGGTTCAGCAAGTATATTGTTAGTCATTGTTCACTAGATTTTCTTCTTGAACATCTCTCCTATCCTCTCACCTTCTTATCTTTTTCAGGAGCAATATGGACAGGAGATAACGCAGCTGAGTGGGGCCATCTGAAGATGTCCATCCCCATGTGTCTGAGTCTGGGACTGGTGGGCATTTCCTTTTGTGGAGGTAAAAACTAGATGGACATAACTAGTCAACTATTCATATGGTTGCTTTACTGACACCAAATTTATTAGTGGTACCAAATTTATCAGTGGTAGAAATAAGATGAACCTTTATAAAATTTTGGGAACAccacatttatttagcatgatgcatattttcataaGAATTACTGTATTACACTGCATTACAGTCCTTTGTATGGTTATACAAGAGGCtggtctatatatatatatatatatatatatatatatatatatatatatatatatatatatatatatatatatatatatatataaaatgattagTATATTAGTTGTAAATGAGTCTGACTCTCATCGCTGTCTTTAGCCGATGTTGGTGGTTTCTTCAAGCATCCGAGTGCTGAGTTGTTGGTACGTTGGTACCAGGCGGGTGCATACCAGCCGTTTTTTCGTAGCCATGCCCACTTGGACACCCCTCGGCGTGAACCCTGGCTCTTTGGGCCAGAAAACACGGCTCTGATCAGAGAAGCGATACGTCAAAGATATACACTACTACCCTACTGGTACCAGCTCTTCTATAACGCTTATCGCACTGGACAGCCTGTCATGAGGTGGGTCTCTCTGTTTGACGTAtagatttattttagtttatgaAAATAGTGTTTCCATCTAGATGTTCTGAAAAAGATGTTTTTGTCACCTTTATTCAGAGCTTCTTGTGCATTAAAACAGGTGGCTGGAACCATCACTACTACAGACATCCTATCTGAGAATTTGTATGCCTTCACTCATTTTAGCTTTATatctttatctctgtctgtttctgttggTCTGCATCCCTTCGGTCACACCCAGGGCTCTGTGGGTGAACTATCCCGAGGAACCAGCTACATTCGCCATTGagaatgaatatttaattggtGAGTGAAAACGAACTGTGCCAGCTTGACACTAAAggatatatataatttatccataatttttaataaagacCTCACTTGTCATCGTTAACAGGTAAAGATCTGCTTGTACACCCTGTTACTGACGAGGGCGCAAAGAGCGTCACAGCCTACCTGCCTGGGAAAGGAGAGGTGCAGTATAGCTtcaaattaatattaacattttatgcCTGAATCAcacccttgcttcagtggataatctcacctggatactgtaatCGTTTATAATAACACTCTCCACTGTGTCATCCAGGAGATAATTGTTTAGTTGACTAGGAATATGGAGCTTAGAAATAATTGTGATCTTACATAGACCTGACGTCATGTATACAAATTTTTAGAAAATAAGCTGACCTAGAGTAGACCGAGAAGTCCCTATTTTTAAGGGTTCTTTTTTAGGGTAGTGCGCACGTTATCAGCCGTTTCATGTTTACTATCCCTAATATTGCTGTGATTCCTTTATTATTTTGCAGGTTTGGTACGATGTTCACACATTCCACAAACATGAAGGGGCTCAGAATCTCCACATTCCAGTCACCATGAGCTCAGTGAGTTGAATCGTGCAGTACCATTGTTAGGTTACATACTCGAGATTTTTTGTTACAGCCTGTAACACCTCATCACTCCATAAGACACCAAACCAAGAGCTTTTCCACTTCTGTCCACCAATCATGCTCTCTTCTGCTGTCTTCTGCTGGACCAATGCAAAATGCATAAAGTTATAGAACTGGAGGAAATTATTAGTTTAGTTACAGTCCTGTTTATAAATCAGCTGGCAGTTTTAAATTAAGtgttgaaataaaacaaaatgcttaTTTGAATGCTAAAATTGGATATTCTCTGGAATCTTTATTGAATTTatctattaattgtttaaaaaaaatttaatagcactgttccaaaaaaaaaatcttgacatggcagattgtgtgtgtgttgtgtaaacTGTAAACCTTTCAGAAATGTTGTAACTTGTCCATAGATCCCAGTGTTCCAGCGTGGTGGCTCCATCATCAGCAGGAAGGACCGCATCAGGAGATCCTCCTCCTGTATGGAGAATGACCCGTACACCCTCTACATAGCACTGAGTGCTCAGGTACACTAGCTGCAGGGGGCGCGCTAGTGTTAGTTTTCAGTTTTCAGATGTTTAGTGCTACAACTTTGCTCTTACATCGCCTTACACTCGTCACACTACCCAGGGTATATGTAGTCCTGTGTATGGAGCTTGTACAAGACATAGTCTTGTAGCCTACCACATATGTGAttgcagtggtagctcagtcgTTAAGACTTTGGACTACTGATAGGATGGTCGTGAgatcaaaacaaaatcaaatcaaaggtaaaaaaaaaaattctatgaaAATCTCCTGTTTCTTTTCTAGGGCACCGCTGAAGGAGAGCTCTACATTGATGATTTCCACACCTTCAactttgaaaaagaaaagcagtttATCCACAGGCGACTGCACTTCTTTGATAATGTGCTTACCTCCAGGTGTAGTATAATATCTTGCTCTCCCTACACATACCAAAACCCATAGTTCGCTGTCATTTGTAGGCTACTTGGGTTACTAAAGAGTGAAATGAATTGACTCAATGTCTGTGAGACTACACTGCGCTTTCATGGCTTcttcagatatatatatttcgCAGCAAAGGGCtctttgtgttcattcattcattcattcattcattcattcgttcattcatttatttggtGACAAATTATATCTTGTTGGTTGGTGAttaaattttgttcaaataatcTTTTCTTGTCGTCCATCTCATTTGGCATTTTGAAAGTATAAGCACATCATCGCACCTTGCGGTTTGTATTTAGAAGTCCAACATACAGAATATGTCCATTTAGTTCTAGCATCTAGTATTCATCATCTGTGTATGACTTATAATGAATTAAGGCTATTGTTGCCAGTTACCATACAAAAAGTCTTCCTTCTGttacagctgtttttttgtttgattacaTTGTTGTAGTTTGAAATGTTCCTTCCATTATAGGCTGTTCTTTGTTGGTCACATCATTGTAGTTTTTACTCTTCCTTCCATTACGGGCTGTTCTTCAGTATCGGACAAAAAATGTTGATATCATGTCAGCGCTAATTTGAAGTCGAACTGTTTTGTCTGCCGTGGGCTATCCTTTGTTCGTTGTAGTGTAGTTTCAATTGTTCCTTCCATTATGagctgttgtttattttattcgtTGTTGTTGCTTTACTGTTCTTTATATTAGGGGCTCGTCCCTGTTAGTCATATTGTTGTAGTTTGAGCTGTTCCTTCTATTACAGGCAGTTCTTTTCTGTTTGCATCCTTGTAGTTTTACGGTTCTTTCCATTGTAAGCTATTTGTTGTTGGTTAGTTGTGGTTTGAACTGTTACTTCTGTTATGGACGGTTCTTTATTTGTCGTGTtgtaattttacatttcttcaatggcttttgttttgttttgtttgaactGTTCCGTACCTTATGGGTTGATTTGTTGggtttgttgtgtgtttgaaCTATTATGGtctgcctgtttttttgttacattgtaCTTTTGCCATTTCTTCAGGGACTTTTCTGCCCCTTCTGGGCTGTTCACATTGTTGTAGTTTGACATATTCTATAGTTTATGGGCTGCTCACATTGTTGTAGTATTTGTCTTCCTTTCgttatgaggtttttttttcctcctcagtgTCGGCTCTTCATGTTGTTGTCATTTGAGCTGTTCTGTCCCTTATGGGTTGTTCTAACTgttgtagtttttgtttgtttgtttcttccaTTATGAGATATattctttttctcctcagtaATCTG
Proteins encoded:
- the LOC128603357 gene encoding neutral alpha-glucosidase AB-like isoform X1, whose product is MAPSSERMGRVLVVLLVLCFSVEAVDRGNFKTCEQSAFCKRQRELKPDQSPYRALLDTLELSDSRITLQLINDNNKVRLLLELYRLQGNMTRVKINELKPLRPRYEVRDVLITDPPTKPMTVVTQDKNGVVLSLGADERRLIVSAQPFRLDIIEGPLVLLSLNSRGLLAFEHLRLRKDTISHKITSTFGSMWDSIKSVFSSKQDPEEAGGSESAEDAGDEGEEGKEEEKPGMWEETFKTHSDSKPNGPTSISLDFSFPGVEHVYGIPEHADTLKLKNTDGSDPYRLYNLDVFQYELHNPMALYGSVPMLISHNAQRTMGVFWLNAAETWVDITSSSLMMFGKMLDFVQGSSEVPQTDVRWISESGIIDVFIMLGPTPSDVFTQYASLTGTQAFPPLSTLGYHQCRWNYNDQEDVKAVDQGFDEHDIPYDFIWLDIEHTDGKRYFTWDPEKFPQPKEMLQGLMEKRRKMVTIVDPHIKVDSGYKIHNEIRSKDFYVKNKDGADYEGWCWPGSAGYPDFTNHEMRAWWANQFGHNQYEGSMENLYTWNDMNEPSVFNGPEVTMHKDALLGGWENRDVHNLYGLYVHMATAEGLTQRSGGTERPFVLSRAFFAGSQRYGAIWTGDNAAEWGHLKMSIPMCLSLGLVGISFCGADVGGFFKHPSAELLVRWYQAGAYQPFFRSHAHLDTPRREPWLFGPENTALIREAIRQRYTLLPYWYQLFYNAYRTGQPVMRALWVNYPEEPATFAIENEYLIGKDLLVHPVTDEGAKSVTAYLPGKGEVWYDVHTFHKHEGAQNLHIPVTMSSIPVFQRGGSIISRKDRIRRSSSCMENDPYTLYIALSAQGTAEGELYIDDFHTFNFEKEKQFIHRRLHFFDNVLTSSNLAPDSKFTTAAWIEKVVIIGATRPSSVSVKTADGAESAVEFDFDSAVSVLTLHKPGVNAGTDWTVTLQ
- the LOC128603357 gene encoding neutral alpha-glucosidase AB-like isoform X2, with the translated sequence MAPSSERMGRVLVVLLVLCFSVEAVDRGNFKTCEQSAFCKRQRELKPDQSPYRALLDTLELSDSRITLQLINDNNKVRLLLELYRLQGNMTRVKINELKPLRPRYEVRDVLITDPPTKPMTVVTQDKNGVVLSLGADERRLIVSAQPFRLDIIEGPLVLLSLNSRGLLAFEHLRLRKDTKQDPEEAGGSESAEDAGDEGEEGKEEEKPGMWEETFKTHSDSKPNGPTSISLDFSFPGVEHVYGIPEHADTLKLKNTDGSDPYRLYNLDVFQYELHNPMALYGSVPMLISHNAQRTMGVFWLNAAETWVDITSSSLMMFGKMLDFVQGSSEVPQTDVRWISESGIIDVFIMLGPTPSDVFTQYASLTGTQAFPPLSTLGYHQCRWNYNDQEDVKAVDQGFDEHDIPYDFIWLDIEHTDGKRYFTWDPEKFPQPKEMLQGLMEKRRKMVTIVDPHIKVDSGYKIHNEIRSKDFYVKNKDGADYEGWCWPGSAGYPDFTNHEMRAWWANQFGHNQYEGSMENLYTWNDMNEPSVFNGPEVTMHKDALLGGWENRDVHNLYGLYVHMATAEGLTQRSGGTERPFVLSRAFFAGSQRYGAIWTGDNAAEWGHLKMSIPMCLSLGLVGISFCGADVGGFFKHPSAELLVRWYQAGAYQPFFRSHAHLDTPRREPWLFGPENTALIREAIRQRYTLLPYWYQLFYNAYRTGQPVMRALWVNYPEEPATFAIENEYLIGKDLLVHPVTDEGAKSVTAYLPGKGEVWYDVHTFHKHEGAQNLHIPVTMSSIPVFQRGGSIISRKDRIRRSSSCMENDPYTLYIALSAQGTAEGELYIDDFHTFNFEKEKQFIHRRLHFFDNVLTSSNLAPDSKFTTAAWIEKVVIIGATRPSSVSVKTADGAESAVEFDFDSAVSVLTLHKPGVNAGTDWTVTLQ